From a region of the Candidatus Methanoperedens sp. genome:
- the minD gene encoding cell division ATPase MinD: MTVRVYAIASGKGGTGKTTTTLNLGTSLAMLGKKVIVVDADIGMANLGLLVGLENSKITLHEVLSGEADIKDAIYNGPSGLKVVPSGLSLKGFQKSNPDKLKQVIPILSEGMDFVLIDAPAGISKDGLIPLSVSDRVLLVVNPDLSSLADAIKTKTLAELLGKSVEGVVLNCTQLEKTEINRNKVQELLGAQVLEMIPEDANVRCSAALKMPVVMRIPTSPASIAFRRLAAKIAGEKFIEPKEKKRSFFDIAKTIFGGKKAE; this comes from the coding sequence ATGACAGTTCGGGTATATGCCATTGCCTCTGGAAAAGGAGGAACTGGTAAAACTACAACAACTCTGAACCTTGGTACTTCACTGGCAATGCTTGGGAAAAAAGTCATAGTCGTAGATGCCGATATAGGCATGGCAAATCTTGGACTTTTAGTCGGGCTTGAAAATAGCAAAATAACATTGCACGAAGTATTAAGCGGGGAGGCTGATATAAAAGATGCCATCTATAATGGACCTTCGGGTCTTAAGGTGGTGCCGAGCGGATTATCTTTAAAAGGATTCCAGAAATCCAATCCCGATAAATTAAAGCAGGTGATACCCATTCTTTCAGAGGGCATGGATTTTGTATTAATAGATGCGCCTGCAGGCATAAGCAAGGATGGTCTAATTCCGCTTTCTGTTTCAGACAGGGTTCTTCTTGTGGTAAATCCCGACCTTTCCTCCCTGGCAGATGCCATAAAAACAAAAACATTGGCTGAACTTCTCGGCAAGAGTGTGGAAGGTGTAGTCCTGAACTGCACTCAGCTTGAAAAAACAGAAATCAATCGAAATAAAGTCCAGGAACTCCTGGGCGCGCAGGTACTTGAAATGATACCTGAGGATGCAAATGTAAGATGTTCTGCCGCATTAAAGATGCCCGTGGTCATGAGGATTCCAACATCCCCGGCTTCAATTGCCTTTAGAAGGCTTGCAGCAAAGATAGCAGGTGAGAAGTTTATTGAACCTAAAGAGAAAAAGAGAAGTTTTTTTGACATCGCTAAGACAATCTTTGGAGGAAAAAAAGCGGAATAA